A single genomic interval of Terriglobus albidus harbors:
- the cysS gene encoding cysteine--tRNA ligase: MPEIKLFNTLTTTVEPLTPQRDNTLRMYACGPTVYDYGHIGNFRTFLHVDALRRFARQSGMKVEHVMNVTDVDDKIIRNAAAAQMPIQDYTAKFTQAFFEDLEALGIEKPEFVAKATENIPEMVSLIEKLASEDIAYKTEDGSWYFRIARFPAYGKLSKKDFDGIEDGARVDVDEYEKDAARDFALWKAPKPGEAQWNTAIGCGRPGWHIECSAMAMKYLGETLDLHAGGEDLMFPHHENEIAQSEAATGKPFAQHWMHVRFLLVEGKKMSKSEGNFFTLRDLLLKGYRASAIRFLLLSVPYRNQMNFTFDGLTESTNAIDRLRTFVDRLRKGSFAEGVNEEISAATKKAAEGFAAAMADDLNTAVARAAVFDLIRAANSAMDSGKLLAGNVPEIEAVLASFDGVFAVLTDRDAELTKAALAWAEKEGKLDQASPELLATMSLSDEEVDKLVAERTLAKKQRNFARADAIRNELLEKGIIIEDSKEGVRWKRK; the protein is encoded by the coding sequence ATGCCTGAGATCAAGCTCTTTAATACCCTGACCACCACCGTTGAACCCCTTACGCCTCAACGGGACAACACCCTGCGCATGTATGCCTGCGGACCCACGGTGTACGACTACGGGCACATCGGCAACTTCCGCACCTTCCTGCACGTCGACGCGCTGCGCCGCTTCGCCCGCCAATCGGGCATGAAGGTGGAACATGTCATGAACGTGACGGACGTGGACGACAAGATCATCCGCAACGCCGCCGCCGCGCAGATGCCCATCCAGGACTACACCGCCAAGTTCACCCAGGCCTTCTTTGAAGACCTGGAAGCGCTTGGCATCGAGAAGCCGGAGTTCGTCGCCAAGGCCACCGAAAACATTCCGGAGATGGTGTCGCTCATCGAGAAGCTGGCCAGCGAAGACATCGCCTACAAGACCGAGGACGGAAGCTGGTACTTCCGCATCGCCCGCTTCCCGGCCTACGGCAAGCTCTCCAAAAAAGACTTCGACGGCATCGAAGACGGCGCTCGTGTGGACGTGGACGAGTACGAGAAGGATGCTGCCCGCGACTTCGCTCTCTGGAAGGCTCCAAAGCCGGGCGAAGCACAGTGGAATACGGCCATCGGCTGCGGCCGCCCAGGCTGGCACATTGAGTGTTCGGCCATGGCGATGAAGTACCTTGGCGAGACCCTTGACCTGCACGCCGGCGGCGAAGATCTGATGTTCCCCCACCACGAAAATGAAATAGCCCAGAGCGAAGCTGCTACCGGTAAGCCCTTCGCTCAGCACTGGATGCACGTCCGCTTCCTTCTGGTGGAAGGCAAGAAGATGTCCAAGAGTGAAGGGAACTTCTTCACCCTGCGCGACCTGTTGCTGAAGGGCTATCGCGCCTCCGCCATCCGCTTCCTGCTGCTGAGCGTCCCCTACCGCAACCAGATGAACTTCACCTTCGATGGCTTGACGGAGTCGACCAACGCCATCGACCGCCTGCGCACCTTTGTCGATCGCTTACGCAAAGGAAGCTTCGCCGAGGGAGTCAACGAAGAGATCTCTGCTGCTACGAAGAAGGCTGCTGAAGGCTTTGCCGCGGCTATGGCCGACGATCTGAACACTGCCGTTGCACGTGCCGCAGTCTTTGACCTGATCCGCGCCGCCAACTCCGCGATGGATAGCGGAAAGCTGCTCGCCGGCAATGTGCCGGAGATCGAAGCCGTACTGGCCTCCTTCGATGGTGTCTTCGCTGTCCTCACCGACCGCGACGCCGAACTCACCAAAGCCGCTCTCGCCTGGGCAGAAAAAGAAGGCAAACTCGATCAGGCCTCACCCGAGCTGCTCGCCACCATGTCGCTCAGCGACGAAGAGGTGGACAAGCTCGTCGCAGAACGCACGCTGGCTAAAAAGCAACGCAACTTCGCCCGCGCCGACGCCATCCGCAACGAGCTCCTGGAGAAGGGCATCATCATCGAAGACTCAAAAGAAGGCGTCCGCTGGAAGCGTAAGTAG
- a CDS encoding 6-phosphofructokinase → MRIGIVTAGGDCPGLNAVIRAAVRKGVLHYGNEFVGFTEGWRGLIEDLSMPLNLQTTDEILSRGGTILRSSRLDIRQVHGGYVKCMQTMARHGVEALIAIGGNGTQAASLALTEVGVNVVGVPKTIDNDLSGTDMCFGFDTAVNVATEAIDRLHTTAEAHNRVIICEVMGRHTGWIAACAGLAGGAHVIVIPERPIDLDDICAQVQYEWQEGRQYAIIVAAEGAHLPNTEWASPSRKLGGIGVALAKVIEERTGYETRSISLGHVQRGGTPTAYDRQLATRYGVAAVDVVNERRYGRMVALKNSVIVDIPLEDAVAPPRGVDAQLMGVITALRPPALKYSGLSAEASG, encoded by the coding sequence ATGCGTATAGGTATCGTAACTGCGGGTGGTGATTGTCCCGGTCTGAATGCAGTGATCCGGGCAGCGGTGAGGAAGGGCGTTCTGCACTATGGGAACGAGTTTGTCGGCTTTACCGAAGGTTGGCGCGGATTGATCGAAGACCTTTCGATGCCGCTGAATCTTCAGACAACCGACGAGATCCTTTCACGCGGAGGAACCATTCTGCGGTCTTCGCGCCTCGATATCCGGCAGGTGCATGGCGGGTATGTGAAATGCATGCAGACCATGGCCCGTCATGGTGTTGAAGCCCTGATTGCCATCGGCGGTAACGGAACACAGGCCGCCAGCCTGGCGCTGACCGAGGTAGGTGTGAACGTTGTCGGTGTTCCGAAGACGATCGATAACGATCTCAGCGGCACGGATATGTGTTTCGGATTCGATACTGCAGTGAACGTTGCCACGGAAGCGATTGACCGTCTGCATACCACGGCTGAGGCTCACAATCGCGTCATCATATGCGAGGTGATGGGCCGGCATACGGGTTGGATCGCGGCCTGTGCCGGGCTTGCCGGCGGTGCCCATGTGATCGTGATTCCTGAGAGACCGATTGATCTGGATGATATCTGCGCACAGGTGCAGTACGAGTGGCAGGAAGGACGGCAATACGCCATCATCGTTGCGGCTGAAGGAGCCCACCTGCCGAACACGGAGTGGGCCTCTCCCAGCAGAAAGCTGGGGGGCATTGGTGTTGCGCTGGCCAAAGTGATTGAAGAGCGGACCGGATACGAGACACGCAGCATCAGCCTCGGCCATGTTCAGCGTGGCGGTACGCCGACGGCTTATGACCGTCAGCTCGCAACGCGTTATGGCGTCGCGGCTGTCGATGTCGTGAATGAGCGCCGGTATGGCAGGATGGTAGCGCTGAAGAACTCCGTGATTGTCGATATCCCGTTGGAAGATGCTGTGGCTCCGCCGCGCGGTGTCGACGCCCAGTTGATGGGTGTGATTACTGCCCTCCGTCCGCCGGCCCTCAAATACTCGGGCCTCAGCGCAGAAGCCAGCGGCTGA
- a CDS encoding choice-of-anchor X domain-containing protein — translation MLQGLVSGIGVWIVALAVLLQAPLMQAAAGNGSLKLYEVAGAGGLAGATYRQDTIILFNPTASTYNCSTCAIQLHSGTSNTASWTVYKLPTLAIPAGGYYMISASSPTLSTSGALAPIAYDYRLKTIEGTTVDGTSGDNILSSTVQAIALTNTQTVLTASSAAQCGTGSQLLDFLGYGSDIATNSATTATPATCYAGAGEAYYDGSSQYGRQLGSLRKNPCIDAFNNATDWANAPLVFLNSSSTKTPCSTGTQLSAVVTATPTNPGVSETVTVTAAVTKATSPASSGIVAKLNFDSVYYGSTALQMYDDGTHGDATANDGTYTVTTTIPATAASGFTYSTNVTVTDAVGNSYIGSTRLTIAIGTISMTTPSTTADVSAGGVLKFPITLTGQHGYGGILNITCTGTPNANSLGVPISTQCVSTPPEVTLTSNGTATISLAIATGTTSMAGIAPSMKTPLCFAGIAGLGLLVFSLRKRCLLPALLSVLAVFLVLQTTGCGTNAGLGNTAAASGTYVYTVTATDSNLSTVTNSLNFTITVK, via the coding sequence ATGCTGCAAGGTTTGGTATCGGGGATTGGTGTGTGGATTGTGGCGCTCGCTGTACTGCTGCAGGCGCCGTTGATGCAAGCGGCGGCGGGGAACGGAAGCCTGAAGCTGTATGAGGTTGCGGGAGCCGGTGGGCTTGCCGGAGCCACCTACCGCCAGGACACGATCATTCTGTTCAACCCGACGGCATCGACGTACAACTGCTCGACCTGCGCCATCCAGCTCCACAGCGGGACGAGCAATACGGCGTCCTGGACGGTCTATAAGCTGCCGACGTTGGCGATTCCCGCTGGCGGCTATTACATGATCTCGGCTAGCTCTCCAACGCTCTCGACTTCGGGGGCGCTGGCGCCGATTGCGTACGACTATCGGCTGAAGACGATCGAAGGGACGACCGTCGACGGCACCAGCGGCGATAACATCCTGAGCAGCACGGTGCAGGCAATCGCCTTGACCAATACACAGACGGTGCTCACCGCGAGCTCCGCTGCGCAGTGCGGCACAGGATCGCAGTTGCTGGACTTCCTGGGATACGGTTCGGATATCGCAACCAACAGCGCGACCACTGCCACACCGGCCACCTGCTATGCCGGAGCGGGCGAGGCGTACTACGACGGGAGCTCGCAGTATGGGCGTCAGCTAGGGTCGCTCCGCAAGAACCCCTGCATCGATGCTTTCAATAACGCGACCGACTGGGCGAACGCTCCCCTGGTCTTTCTGAACTCTTCCTCGACGAAGACACCCTGTTCGACGGGAACGCAGTTGAGCGCTGTGGTAACCGCGACACCGACCAACCCCGGTGTCAGCGAGACGGTGACCGTCACTGCGGCTGTAACCAAGGCCACGTCGCCTGCCAGCAGCGGGATCGTGGCGAAACTGAATTTCGATTCCGTCTATTACGGCTCGACGGCCCTGCAGATGTACGACGACGGCACGCACGGGGATGCGACTGCGAACGACGGCACCTATACGGTGACGACTACCATCCCTGCGACGGCTGCTTCGGGTTTCACCTATTCGACCAACGTGACTGTGACCGATGCGGTGGGTAACTCGTATATCGGATCGACTCGCCTGACGATCGCCATAGGCACGATCAGCATGACCACGCCGAGCACGACGGCTGATGTCAGCGCCGGCGGCGTCCTGAAGTTTCCGATTACTCTCACGGGACAGCATGGTTACGGCGGCATCCTGAACATCACATGCACGGGCACGCCGAACGCAAACTCACTTGGTGTGCCGATCAGCACACAGTGTGTCTCCACGCCGCCAGAGGTGACGCTGACGAGCAACGGCACGGCGACGATCTCCCTGGCGATTGCGACCGGAACAACCAGCATGGCCGGCATTGCGCCTTCCATGAAGACACCGCTTTGCTTTGCCGGCATTGCAGGTCTTGGCTTGCTCGTCTTCAGTCTGCGTAAGAGATGCCTGCTGCCGGCATTGCTGAGCGTGCTGGCTGTCTTCCTGGTGTTGCAGACCACGGGATGCGGAACGAATGCGGGTCTGGGCAACACGGCGGCTGCGTCGGGAACGTATGTCTACACCGTGACTGCCACGGACTCGAACCTTTCGACAGTAACGAATTCGCTGAACTTCACCATCACCGTGAAGTAA
- a CDS encoding CCA tRNA nucleotidyltransferase, whose protein sequence is MQDAKLQAALQIAQALHAAGHQAYFAGGCVRDLLLGLTPKDYDVATSATPQQVQAIFPKTVAVGAHFGVILVLQPGPEYPGPEAADIATEVATFRNDGSYSDGRRPDQVTFSTSPQEDVRRRDFTINGMLLDPAKFAGGATAEEATLDFVGGREDLRAQVVRAIGDARLRFTEDKLRMLRAVRFAARLGYRIEPSTHAAIRELASQIHQVSPERVRDELTRMLTEGNAHVALKLLDETGLLAEVLPEAKKLQGVEQPPQYHPEGDVWVHTLLLLKKLPPVPPATLAWGALLHDIGKPATFRRAPDRIRFDGHVEVGERIAVEILNRLRFSNEDKEQILALIHNHMKFADVMHMKQSTLKRFLRMPRFEEHLELHYLDASSASGNLELYEFAKKHYEETPEDAIKPELLVNGRTLIDAGYKPGPKFTEMLRAAEDAQLEGQIHSTEEGLALVAAEFGLPE, encoded by the coding sequence ATGCAGGACGCGAAGCTTCAGGCCGCTCTTCAGATTGCTCAGGCTCTTCATGCCGCGGGACACCAGGCGTACTTTGCCGGGGGATGCGTACGCGACCTGCTGCTGGGGCTCACACCGAAGGATTATGACGTGGCCACCTCGGCGACGCCGCAGCAGGTGCAGGCGATCTTTCCGAAGACCGTGGCGGTTGGGGCACACTTCGGTGTGATCCTGGTGCTGCAGCCAGGACCGGAGTATCCCGGGCCGGAGGCGGCGGATATTGCCACCGAGGTGGCTACCTTCCGCAACGATGGCTCGTACTCCGATGGACGCCGACCCGACCAGGTGACCTTCTCCACCTCGCCGCAGGAAGATGTGCGCCGGCGCGACTTCACCATCAATGGCATGCTGCTTGATCCGGCGAAGTTTGCAGGTGGAGCTACGGCGGAGGAGGCAACACTCGACTTTGTCGGCGGCCGCGAGGATCTGCGTGCGCAGGTGGTGCGCGCGATTGGCGACGCCCGGCTGCGCTTTACGGAAGACAAGCTGCGCATGCTGCGGGCGGTGCGCTTCGCCGCACGGCTGGGATACCGCATTGAGCCGTCGACGCATGCCGCGATTCGCGAGTTGGCGTCGCAGATCCATCAGGTCTCTCCGGAGCGTGTGCGCGATGAGCTGACGCGCATGCTGACGGAGGGGAATGCCCACGTTGCGTTGAAGCTGCTGGATGAGACCGGGCTGCTGGCCGAGGTGCTGCCGGAGGCGAAGAAGCTGCAGGGTGTGGAGCAGCCTCCGCAGTATCATCCCGAGGGCGATGTATGGGTTCACACGCTGCTGCTGCTCAAGAAGCTTCCGCCCGTACCGCCGGCAACCCTGGCATGGGGAGCACTGCTGCACGATATCGGTAAGCCTGCGACCTTTCGCCGGGCACCTGACCGCATTCGCTTCGATGGTCATGTGGAGGTAGGCGAACGGATCGCCGTGGAGATCCTGAACCGCCTTCGCTTTTCTAACGAGGACAAAGAACAGATTCTGGCGCTGATTCATAACCACATGAAGTTTGCGGATGTGATGCATATGAAGCAGTCGACGCTGAAGCGCTTCCTGCGCATGCCTCGTTTTGAGGAGCATCTGGAACTTCATTATCTGGACGCATCTTCGGCGAGCGGAAACTTGGAGCTCTATGAGTTTGCGAAGAAGCACTACGAAGAGACTCCGGAAGATGCAATCAAGCCGGAGCTGTTGGTGAACGGCAGAACACTGATCGACGCCGGCTACAAACCCGGTCCGAAATTTACGGAGATGTTGCGGGCGGCGGAAGATGCACAGCTCGAGGGGCAGATCCATTCCACGGAAGAAGGGCTGGCGTTGGTGGCGGCAGAGTTTGGCTTGCCGGAGTAG
- the tsaD gene encoding tRNA (adenosine(37)-N6)-threonylcarbamoyltransferase complex transferase subunit TsaD: MASGLILGIESSCDETAAAVVRSGSAVLSNVVASQIATHALYGGVVPELASREHLTNIVPVVRTAVAEAGITLDDLDAVAVTEGPGLAGALLVGITYAKALAYGLGKPLIAVNHLEGHIHAVLMEAKETLSLTPGAPVLALVVSGGHTHLYLAEERGGLWSYRNVGRTIDDAAGEAYDKSAKLLGLGYPGGPLMDFLADHGDPNAVEFKLGGIKPKLHRDGASRGGEFDFSFSGIKTAVLRYTELHHMRERAAARHNALMQVEGNRREAALALCDRETLDLIASFQKAVVGYLVKQTMRAAEEFGAGSIVVSGGVAANRALRERMSAEAAARHLQIAFPSLALATDNAAMIAAAAWPKFAAGLFASDELNATPQLRLG, encoded by the coding sequence ATGGCTTCCGGTCTGATTCTTGGCATTGAGAGCTCCTGCGACGAGACGGCAGCCGCTGTCGTCCGCAGTGGCAGCGCAGTGCTCTCCAATGTTGTCGCCTCACAGATCGCCACCCATGCCCTCTATGGCGGCGTCGTGCCGGAGCTGGCCTCACGCGAGCACCTCACCAACATCGTCCCCGTGGTCCGCACCGCCGTCGCCGAGGCGGGCATCACGCTCGACGATCTCGATGCCGTAGCCGTCACCGAAGGTCCCGGGCTCGCCGGAGCTCTCCTGGTTGGCATCACCTATGCCAAAGCGCTGGCCTACGGTCTCGGCAAGCCGCTCATCGCGGTGAACCACCTGGAAGGCCACATCCATGCCGTCCTGATGGAAGCGAAAGAGACACTTTCGCTTACCCCAGGCGCTCCCGTCCTGGCCTTGGTCGTCTCCGGCGGACACACCCATCTTTACCTCGCCGAAGAGCGCGGTGGCCTGTGGAGCTACCGCAACGTAGGCCGCACCATCGACGACGCCGCAGGCGAGGCCTACGACAAGAGCGCCAAGCTGCTCGGCCTGGGCTATCCCGGAGGTCCGCTGATGGACTTCCTCGCCGACCATGGCGATCCCAATGCTGTGGAGTTCAAGCTCGGCGGCATCAAGCCTAAGCTGCACCGCGACGGAGCCTCCCGGGGCGGCGAGTTCGACTTCTCCTTCAGCGGCATCAAGACCGCCGTTCTGCGCTATACCGAACTGCACCACATGCGCGAGCGGGCCGCCGCCCGCCACAATGCCCTCATGCAGGTGGAGGGCAATCGGCGCGAAGCCGCCCTCGCCCTCTGCGACCGCGAGACCCTGGACCTGATCGCCTCATTCCAGAAGGCGGTCGTCGGCTATCTGGTCAAACAGACCATGCGCGCGGCGGAGGAGTTCGGCGCCGGCAGTATTGTCGTCTCCGGGGGAGTTGCCGCCAACCGGGCTCTGCGCGAGCGGATGTCTGCCGAAGCTGCCGCCCGCCACCTCCAGATCGCCTTCCCCTCACTGGCGCTGGCCACGGACAACGCCGCCATGATCGCCGCCGCTGCCTGGCCGAAGTTCGCCGCCGGACTCTTCGCTTCGGATGAATTAAACGCAACCCCCCAGTTGCGGCTGGGGTAG
- a CDS encoding HAD family hydrolase: MRSLNTLSEAAQQADALIFDCDGTLVDTIPAHLHALQVGFERIGLNFPAEWFHQNHSLTADALLQKFQDDGLGQIEDPKAVLAKHQVLFRESLHMLEEVSVIASIAREYKGKLPMAVASNGNRVNVEVSLEAVDLLPYFDAIVAREDVLHGKPEPDVYLEAAHRLNVAPNRCLVFEDSETGLAAGRAAGAKVIDIREYYQPAWQQAGH, translated from the coding sequence ATGCGCTCTTTGAACACACTCTCTGAAGCCGCACAGCAAGCCGATGCATTGATCTTCGACTGCGATGGAACGCTGGTCGATACCATCCCGGCTCACCTGCATGCACTCCAGGTTGGGTTTGAACGCATCGGCCTCAACTTTCCCGCCGAATGGTTTCATCAAAACCACTCACTGACAGCGGATGCACTGCTGCAGAAGTTCCAGGATGACGGTCTTGGACAGATTGAGGATCCCAAGGCAGTTCTCGCGAAGCATCAGGTTCTCTTCCGCGAAAGCCTGCACATGCTCGAAGAGGTATCGGTCATCGCGTCGATTGCCCGCGAGTACAAGGGGAAACTCCCCATGGCCGTCGCCTCGAATGGAAATCGTGTGAACGTAGAGGTCAGCCTCGAAGCTGTAGACCTCCTTCCATATTTCGATGCGATCGTCGCCAGGGAAGATGTCCTTCACGGCAAGCCGGAACCTGACGTCTATCTCGAAGCCGCGCATCGCCTCAACGTCGCTCCCAATCGCTGCCTCGTCTTCGAAGACTCAGAGACCGGCCTGGCAGCCGGCCGCGCCGCCGGCGCCAAAGTCATCGACATCCGCGAGTACTATCAACCTGCCTGGCAGCAAGCAGGTCACTAG
- the pelA gene encoding pectate lyase, with protein MRRLLLAPAFAATLHAAVLGHMQPAEPLTEARIHTLPAAEQPAWLDYLTRSQKQRLADKAALAAELKAAGRTESIHSKAGHGANSMPLNRESGFYGSAEAHTTAENIISFQTPAGGWSKNIEIDKHHRQPGEDYAPDNTSQHLAPDDADRPMEPTWNYVGTLDNDATTTQIRFLALVVPHASAADRTRYQQVIERGIRYILSAQYPNGGWPQVWPLEGGYHDAITFNDNAMINAIETLNLAVTDPNYSFLPAVLRRQAAQAIAHGLECILKSQVTIGDRLTIWPQQVDALTLAPAGARNYEMISLSSSESASLMNYLMTLPSPSPAVVRSVYAAAAWFQQHAIYGYIYTGGKETPGGRRLFEKAGAPPVWSRYYSLGLPPNGEKPIFGDRDRTIHDELLEISEERRNGYGWYNTAANQTLVAFASWKQKHPLPQANH; from the coding sequence ATGCGCCGCCTTCTGCTCGCCCCCGCCTTCGCTGCCACGCTTCATGCTGCTGTGCTTGGCCATATGCAGCCTGCCGAACCTCTGACGGAGGCGCGTATCCATACGCTTCCCGCCGCGGAGCAGCCAGCATGGCTGGACTATCTCACCCGTTCGCAGAAACAGCGCCTGGCCGATAAGGCTGCCCTGGCCGCGGAGTTAAAGGCGGCGGGACGGACGGAGTCGATTCACTCCAAGGCGGGCCATGGCGCAAACTCCATGCCGTTGAATCGTGAGTCAGGTTTCTACGGCTCGGCTGAGGCGCATACCACTGCCGAGAACATCATCAGCTTTCAGACTCCCGCCGGTGGATGGAGCAAGAACATCGAGATCGATAAACACCACCGCCAGCCGGGCGAAGACTACGCGCCCGACAACACTTCGCAGCATCTCGCTCCCGATGATGCGGACAGGCCGATGGAGCCGACGTGGAACTATGTCGGCACGCTGGACAACGACGCCACTACCACCCAGATCCGCTTTCTCGCCCTGGTCGTGCCACATGCATCGGCTGCGGACCGCACGCGCTATCAGCAGGTGATCGAGCGCGGCATCCGTTACATCCTGAGTGCGCAATATCCGAATGGCGGTTGGCCGCAGGTCTGGCCGCTGGAGGGTGGATATCACGATGCCATTACCTTCAACGACAACGCGATGATCAACGCCATCGAGACGTTGAACCTCGCCGTAACCGATCCGAACTACAGCTTCCTTCCCGCCGTGCTCAGGCGGCAGGCAGCGCAGGCGATTGCGCATGGATTGGAGTGCATCCTGAAGTCGCAGGTAACGATCGGCGATCGGCTCACCATCTGGCCGCAGCAGGTCGATGCGTTGACGCTGGCACCGGCGGGTGCACGCAACTACGAGATGATCTCGCTGTCGAGCTCGGAGTCGGCATCGCTGATGAACTATCTGATGACCCTGCCATCACCTTCGCCCGCGGTGGTTCGTTCTGTCTATGCTGCCGCTGCGTGGTTCCAGCAGCACGCGATCTATGGCTACATCTATACCGGCGGGAAGGAGACTCCCGGTGGCCGCCGTCTCTTTGAGAAGGCTGGGGCACCGCCGGTGTGGTCGCGCTACTACTCCCTCGGCTTGCCTCCGAATGGGGAGAAGCCGATCTTTGGTGATCGAGACCGTACCATCCACGATGAGCTGCTCGAAATCTCCGAGGAGCGCCGCAATGGATATGGCTGGTACAACACCGCCGCCAACCAGACACTGGTAGCCTTTGCATCATGGAAGCAAAAGCACCCGCTGCCGCAGGCAAACCACTAG
- a CDS encoding MFS transporter — MAFEPSDPGSRSTADQFSGYPDLKKRWLYIMPVVFVTYSLAYVDRANYGFGAAAGLADSLKITSAQSALLGSLFFLGYFVFQIPGAAYARKRSARLLIGLALASWGILASLTGVITQYWVLAIDRFLLGAAESFILPGMLILLTKWFTKSERSRTNTLLILGNPVTVLWMSAATGYIIKAFGWQMTFVIEGLPSVLWGIIWFLVIRDSPEKTSWVSTESTTKLSEVLAKEQAKLPKVANLSSAYTNPNVILLCMQYFLWSVGVYGFVLWLPVMIKGGSSQGIGMTGLLSSIPYACAIILMLLVSYFSDRTAKRTRFVWPFLILAGAAFFGSYLSAGQSFWTSFAFLIVAGGAMYAPYGPFFAIIPEMLPSNVSGEVTALVNSLGALGSFAGSYLVGWLQGYTGSSKAGYLLMSIALTLAGLLILPLKSEAHRTEAPIAAEPAIVE, encoded by the coding sequence ATGGCCTTTGAACCCTCTGATCCCGGGTCCCGCTCCACAGCGGACCAGTTTTCCGGTTACCCGGACTTAAAGAAGCGCTGGCTTTACATCATGCCGGTCGTCTTCGTTACCTACAGCCTCGCCTACGTCGACCGGGCGAACTATGGATTCGGCGCCGCCGCGGGCCTGGCAGACTCTCTGAAGATCACCTCCGCCCAGTCCGCTCTGCTGGGGTCACTCTTCTTCCTCGGTTACTTCGTCTTCCAGATTCCCGGCGCGGCCTACGCCCGCAAACGCTCCGCCCGTCTGCTCATCGGTCTTGCCCTGGCAAGCTGGGGAATCCTCGCTTCGTTGACGGGCGTCATCACCCAGTACTGGGTTCTGGCCATCGACCGCTTTCTGCTGGGAGCAGCCGAGAGCTTCATCCTGCCGGGCATGCTCATCCTGCTGACCAAATGGTTCACCAAATCGGAGCGATCCCGGACCAACACGCTGCTGATCCTCGGCAACCCGGTCACAGTCCTCTGGATGTCGGCCGCTACCGGCTACATCATCAAGGCCTTCGGCTGGCAGATGACCTTCGTGATCGAGGGACTTCCCTCCGTCCTCTGGGGGATCATCTGGTTCCTCGTCATTCGCGACAGCCCTGAAAAGACCTCCTGGGTCTCAACGGAAAGCACCACGAAGCTCAGCGAGGTCCTGGCGAAGGAACAGGCCAAGCTTCCCAAAGTCGCGAACCTGTCCAGCGCCTATACCAATCCCAACGTCATTCTGCTCTGCATGCAGTACTTCCTCTGGAGCGTTGGCGTCTATGGCTTCGTCCTCTGGCTTCCGGTCATGATCAAGGGCGGCTCCTCACAGGGAATCGGCATGACCGGCCTGCTGAGCTCCATCCCGTACGCATGCGCCATCATCCTTATGCTGCTGGTCAGCTACTTCTCTGACCGCACTGCCAAGCGCACCCGCTTTGTTTGGCCCTTCCTCATCCTCGCAGGAGCAGCCTTCTTCGGTTCATATCTCAGCGCCGGCCAGAGCTTCTGGACCTCCTTCGCCTTCCTCATCGTCGCAGGCGGCGCCATGTACGCTCCATACGGCCCGTTCTTCGCCATCATTCCCGAGATGCTGCCAAGCAACGTCTCGGGCGAGGTCACGGCTCTGGTCAACAGCCTTGGCGCTCTAGGCTCCTTCGCCGGAAGCTACCTGGTCGGATGGCTGCAGGGATACACAGGCAGCTCCAAAGCGGGCTATCTACTGATGTCGATTGCTCTTACTCTCGCAGGCCTGCTCATCCTCCCACTCAAGTCGGAAGCACACCGCACCGAAGCACCCATCGCCGCAGAGCCCGCTATCGTGGAGTAA